The Nitrospirota bacterium region TCATCCAGTCGTAGATTCCGCTGCCTTCACGTTCAAGCGTGCCCTCGATCTCCAGGACGGGGAATTTGCTCGGGATGACGCGGACCCACCAGCCCGTTGTGTTCGGCTGGGTCCGTTCCATGCGAAAGGACATGATTTCAGGGGGGGTTTTTGCTTCATTGCCGCCGCAGAAGGGGCATTCCGCAGGCGTGACATCATCTTGGGGCTCTTCGAAGGAATAGTCCTCGGGCTTCTTCGGCCGTTTTGTCGACACGATGATCCACCGGCCCACGACCGGGTCTTTCCGTAGTCGAGACATCAGCCGCCAGACCTCGCCTTCTGCTCCGTCAGTACCTTGTGTACGATCCGTTTCAGCTCTTTGATGCGGATTGGTTTGTTGATGTATTCCGCGGCCCCGAGGCTCATGGCCTTGAGATAGCTTTCCACCTCACCGTAGGCGGTGACCATGATGACGTCGGTCTTCGCGCCCGTCTTCCTGATCTCCTGCAGCAGCTGGAGGCCGTCCATTTCGGGCATCTTGATGTCCGTTATGATCAG contains the following coding sequences:
- a CDS encoding response regulator, whose product is MKILVVDDEEGARELFHTILTDEGYEVALASGGIEALALFKANPYNLIITDIKMPEMDGLQLLQEIRKTGAKTDVIMVTAYGEVESYLKAMSLGAAEYINKPIRIKELKRIVHKVLTEQKARSGG